Proteins found in one Thermopolyspora flexuosa genomic segment:
- a CDS encoding MFS transporter, translating to MTATGSGRLPRRPLDTERATSDGRATYREVIALGEFRALWLAQGLSLLGDQFAQVALGVLVYQRTESPLVTAVVYALTYLPPIVGGPLLAGLADRYARRRVMIVCDLARAVLVAAMAVPGMPLWVLCVLLFGVMTLSAPFSAARAALLPDILTGDRYVVGSALQNMTNQGVQLLGFALGGVAILNLGPYRALALDAATFLASALILVAAVRRRPAPCRDGEARPSPLRMAAAGARLVFGDRRLRTLVLMAWLCGFYVVTEGIAVPYAATVTDDPGMLPVASGLLMAALPTGTVIGAVLFTRYVSPTGRLRLMGWMAMLSCAPLVLCVLEPPLPVVLLLWIVSGIGGAYQLAANAAFVLCVPAERRGQAFGLVQSGLFAVQGVGILLGGAAAERLGPEPVVALAGLGGLVCAALLFPGWARSQDGIIARMRAQPTSG from the coding sequence ATGACGGCCACCGGGTCCGGCCGGCTGCCGCGGCGACCGCTCGACACCGAGCGCGCCACATCCGACGGCCGGGCGACGTATCGCGAGGTCATCGCCCTTGGCGAGTTCCGCGCCCTGTGGCTCGCCCAGGGGCTGTCGCTGCTCGGCGACCAGTTCGCCCAGGTCGCGCTCGGCGTGCTCGTCTACCAGCGCACCGAGTCACCGCTGGTCACCGCCGTGGTGTACGCGCTGACCTACCTGCCGCCGATCGTGGGCGGCCCGCTGCTCGCCGGTCTCGCCGACCGGTACGCGCGCCGGCGCGTGATGATCGTGTGCGACCTGGCCCGGGCGGTGCTGGTCGCGGCGATGGCCGTACCCGGCATGCCGCTCTGGGTGCTGTGCGTGCTGCTGTTCGGCGTGATGACGCTGAGCGCGCCGTTCTCCGCGGCCCGGGCCGCGCTGCTGCCCGACATCCTCACCGGGGACCGGTACGTCGTCGGGTCGGCGCTGCAGAACATGACCAACCAGGGCGTGCAGCTGCTCGGCTTCGCGCTCGGCGGCGTGGCCATCCTCAACCTCGGCCCGTACCGCGCGCTCGCGCTCGACGCGGCCACCTTCCTCGCCTCCGCGCTCATCCTCGTCGCCGCGGTACGGCGCCGCCCCGCCCCCTGCCGGGACGGCGAGGCGCGCCCGTCGCCGCTGCGCATGGCGGCCGCGGGCGCCCGGCTGGTGTTCGGCGACCGGCGGCTGCGCACGCTCGTGCTCATGGCCTGGCTGTGCGGGTTCTACGTGGTGACCGAGGGCATCGCCGTGCCGTACGCGGCCACGGTCACCGACGACCCGGGCATGCTGCCGGTGGCGAGCGGGTTGCTCATGGCCGCGCTGCCGACCGGGACGGTGATCGGGGCGGTGCTGTTCACCCGGTACGTCTCGCCCACGGGGCGGCTGCGGCTGATGGGCTGGATGGCGATGCTGAGCTGCGCGCCGCTCGTGCTCTGCGTGCTGGAGCCGCCGCTGCCGGTGGTGCTGCTGCTGTGGATCGTCTCCGGGATCGGCGGCGCCTACCAGCTGGCGGCGAACGCGGCGTTCGTGCTGTGCGTGCCCGCCGAGCGGCGGGGGCAGGCGTTCGGGCTGGTGCAGTCGGGGCTGTTCGCCGTGCAGGGGGTGGGGATCCTGCTCGGCGGGGCGGCGGCCGAGCGGCTCGGCCCGGAGCCGGTGGTCGCCCTCGCCGGGCTGGGCGGGCTGGTCTGCGCCGCCCTGCTGTTCCCCGGCTGGGCGCGGTCGCAGGACGGGATCATCGCCCGGATGCGCGCCCAGCCGACCTCGGGCTGA
- a CDS encoding metallopeptidase family protein, which translates to MDGVIDVSRERFEELVAEALDTIPPELAKLMDNVVVVVVDDPPEPGLLGLYTGVPLTERGSWYSGVLPDRIEIYRNPTLEICETEEDVVEEVQITVVHEIAHHFGISDERLHELGW; encoded by the coding sequence ATGGACGGCGTGATCGATGTTTCGCGGGAGAGGTTCGAGGAGCTCGTCGCGGAGGCGTTGGACACGATTCCGCCGGAACTCGCGAAGTTGATGGACAACGTGGTCGTCGTGGTCGTGGACGACCCGCCGGAGCCGGGGCTGCTCGGCCTCTACACCGGGGTGCCGCTCACCGAGCGAGGGAGCTGGTACTCGGGCGTGCTGCCCGACCGCATCGAGATCTACCGCAACCCCACGCTGGAGATCTGCGAGACCGAGGAGGACGTGGTCGAGGAGGTGCAGATCACCGTCGTGCACGAGATCGCGCACCACTTCGGCATCAGCGACGAGCGCCTCCACGAGCTGGGGTGGTGA
- a CDS encoding metallophosphoesterase family protein, giving the protein MNPTRLVEHARALTRHRLVRRAAAIFFVVAVALAGALLGITLGAQVRTEVGPADIGLRLTPSLTGETVLDVRPLGTLGFDTHNAPLRLDMTVDGVHPEKAQEILENPRWADRLPERIEEDLQEGLWRLLAEAAVLAVLGAGIAGLVVFRSLRRATWAALTGLVAVALTAGLSAATFNPKAISEPRYTGLLTGVPSLVGEAEAIVTRFSEYRGQLAKLVTNVSRLYQAGRSLPVFEPDPDTIRVLHVSDIHLNVAAWNVIKSLTEQFQIDLIIDTGDISDHGTKAENRLLDEIGRLGVPYVFVRGNHDSKTTERAVARHKNAIVLDGTAATVKGLRIYGIGDPRFTPDKSAKPIPDEKLAEIGREHASRVVPPEWPRSSSTSAPDRIPADVVAVHDHTMGRPFAGRVHLILSGHVHDRRTEMLPGGTRLMIQGSTGGAGLRGLEHEEPTPIMASVLYFDKKDKRLQAWDDITLGGLGQQSVQIQRHLETDPGRTIEPGPPADSSPASSAGPTATPSTLAG; this is encoded by the coding sequence ATGAATCCGACACGTCTGGTCGAGCACGCTCGCGCGCTGACGCGGCACCGCCTGGTACGGCGGGCGGCCGCGATCTTTTTCGTGGTCGCCGTGGCCCTCGCCGGGGCCCTGCTCGGCATCACGCTCGGCGCGCAGGTGCGCACCGAGGTCGGACCGGCCGACATCGGCCTGCGCCTCACCCCGTCCCTCACCGGCGAGACCGTCCTCGACGTACGCCCGCTCGGCACCCTCGGCTTCGACACCCACAACGCCCCGCTGCGGCTCGACATGACCGTGGACGGGGTGCACCCGGAGAAGGCCCAGGAAATCCTGGAGAACCCGCGCTGGGCCGACCGGCTGCCGGAGCGGATCGAGGAGGACCTCCAGGAGGGCCTGTGGCGGCTCCTCGCCGAGGCGGCGGTGCTCGCGGTCCTCGGGGCCGGGATCGCCGGTCTCGTGGTGTTCCGGAGCCTGCGCAGGGCCACCTGGGCCGCGCTCACCGGGCTCGTCGCGGTCGCGCTCACGGCCGGGCTGTCCGCGGCCACGTTCAACCCCAAGGCGATCTCCGAGCCCCGCTACACCGGCCTGCTCACCGGCGTGCCGTCCCTCGTCGGCGAGGCCGAGGCGATCGTGACCCGGTTCTCCGAGTACCGGGGCCAGCTCGCCAAGCTCGTCACCAACGTGTCCCGGCTCTACCAGGCCGGCCGCAGCCTGCCGGTGTTCGAGCCCGACCCGGACACGATCCGGGTGCTGCACGTCTCCGACATCCACCTCAACGTGGCCGCGTGGAACGTGATCAAGTCGCTCACCGAGCAGTTCCAGATCGACCTGATCATCGACACCGGCGACATCAGCGACCACGGCACCAAGGCGGAGAACAGGCTCCTCGACGAGATCGGCCGCCTCGGCGTGCCGTACGTGTTCGTGCGCGGCAACCACGACTCGAAGACCACCGAGCGCGCGGTCGCCAGGCACAAGAACGCGATCGTGCTCGACGGTACCGCCGCGACCGTGAAGGGCCTGCGCATCTACGGCATCGGCGACCCGCGGTTCACCCCGGACAAGTCGGCCAAGCCGATCCCGGACGAGAAGCTCGCCGAGATCGGCCGCGAGCACGCCTCGCGGGTGGTCCCGCCGGAGTGGCCGCGCTCGTCGTCCACCTCGGCGCCCGACCGCATCCCCGCCGACGTCGTCGCGGTGCACGACCACACCATGGGCCGCCCGTTCGCCGGCCGGGTCCACCTGATCCTCAGCGGCCACGTGCACGACCGGCGCACCGAGATGCTGCCCGGCGGCACCCGCCTCATGATCCAGGGCTCCACCGGCGGCGCGGGCCTGCGCGGCCTGGAGCACGAGGAGCCGACCCCGATCATGGCCTCGGTGCTCTACTTCGACAAGAAGGACAAGCGGCTGCAGGCGTGGGACGACATCACCCTCGGCGGCCTGGGGCAGCAGTCGGTTCAGATCCAGCGTCACCTGGAGACCGACCCGGGGCGTACAATCGAGCCGGGACCACCGGCCGACTCGTCGCCAGCGAGCTCAGCCGGCCCCACGGCGACGCCGTCCACGCTCGCGGGCTGA
- a CDS encoding CPBP family intramembrane glutamic endopeptidase, with protein sequence MPVQSRMTPPQRVFLAAGLAVFVLAYGYLLATGNTAISVSRDPGAAKASLWSAILPPLAAIVLTWAVSPRARVPLPLAGLPPGRVAREAWALVGAAVVMALAAPFAQGGLYPLAKLLLLLIVPLVAFRLTRGTGEKARAIPAPVTWLAPLPAVAAWFLLSQVGPLAIPLTRQLPDPVTLAVGSLLTFLTASLLEEVFYRAWLQTRLEVRYGRWPAIVAQALLFAAMHSGRVTSDGILLGLATIVAFQGVFGLMLGHLWARYRNFWAIVFVHTVTNLVYVPMLLGRA encoded by the coding sequence ATGCCGGTGCAATCACGGATGACGCCGCCGCAGCGCGTGTTCCTGGCCGCGGGTCTGGCGGTCTTCGTGCTCGCGTACGGGTACCTGTTGGCCACCGGGAACACCGCGATCAGCGTGTCGCGGGATCCGGGGGCGGCGAAGGCGTCGCTGTGGTCGGCGATCCTGCCGCCGCTGGCGGCCATCGTGCTCACCTGGGCCGTCTCGCCGCGGGCCCGGGTGCCGCTGCCGCTCGCCGGCCTGCCGCCAGGCCGCGTGGCCAGGGAGGCCTGGGCGCTGGTCGGGGCGGCGGTCGTCATGGCGCTGGCCGCGCCGTTCGCGCAGGGAGGGCTCTACCCGCTCGCCAAGCTCCTCCTGCTGCTGATCGTGCCGCTGGTGGCCTTCCGGCTGACCAGGGGCACGGGGGAGAAGGCCAGGGCGATCCCGGCCCCGGTCACCTGGCTCGCCCCGCTGCCCGCGGTCGCGGCGTGGTTCCTGCTGTCGCAGGTGGGCCCGCTCGCGATTCCGCTGACCCGGCAACTGCCCGATCCGGTCACGCTCGCCGTGGGCTCGCTGCTGACGTTCCTGACCGCGAGCCTGCTGGAGGAGGTGTTCTACCGGGCCTGGCTGCAGACGCGGCTGGAGGTCCGGTACGGCCGGTGGCCCGCGATCGTCGCCCAGGCCCTGCTGTTCGCCGCGATGCACAGCGGCCGCGTGACCTCGGACGGCATCCTGCTCGGCCTGGCCACCATCGTCGCCTTCCAGGGCGTGTTCGGGCTCATGCTCGGCCACCTGTGGGCGCGGTACCGCAACTTCTGGGCGATCGTCTTCGTGCACACGGTGACGAACCTCGTCTACGTGCCCATGCTCCTGGGCCGCGCCTAG
- a CDS encoding phosphotransferase enzyme family protein, with translation MRTDDEVPLHGGNVSGGVVRVGDTVRRPSGPWTPAVHALLAHLHEVGFRGAPRPLGIDERGREVLTFVPGEVVWPDRFALLDPPDRLARVARLIREFHDAVADFVPPPDARWQVLMPPDGETDIIAHNDLAPWNLVADGHDRFAFIDWDCAAPGTRLWDLAYAIHGFVPLSAHPTWQRPDPDAAARVRAFADAYGLAEAERRALVPLLARRTRAMHDFLRDQAAIGAEPWTTLWRDGHGGYWRDDADYIEARERLWADALLA, from the coding sequence GTGCGGACGGACGACGAGGTGCCGCTGCACGGCGGCAACGTCAGCGGTGGCGTGGTGCGGGTCGGCGACACGGTGCGGCGGCCGAGCGGCCCGTGGACCCCGGCGGTGCACGCCCTCCTTGCCCACCTGCACGAGGTGGGGTTCCGGGGCGCGCCGCGCCCGCTCGGTATCGACGAACGGGGCCGGGAGGTGCTCACCTTCGTGCCCGGCGAGGTGGTGTGGCCCGACCGGTTCGCCCTGCTCGACCCGCCGGACCGGCTCGCCCGGGTCGCCCGCCTGATCCGGGAGTTCCACGACGCCGTGGCGGACTTCGTCCCGCCGCCCGACGCCCGGTGGCAGGTGCTCATGCCGCCGGACGGCGAGACCGACATCATCGCCCACAACGACCTGGCCCCGTGGAACCTCGTCGCCGACGGCCACGACCGCTTCGCCTTCATCGACTGGGACTGCGCCGCGCCCGGCACCCGGCTGTGGGACCTCGCCTACGCCATCCACGGCTTCGTGCCGCTGTCGGCCCACCCCACCTGGCAACGCCCCGACCCCGACGCCGCGGCCCGCGTGCGCGCCTTCGCCGACGCCTACGGCCTGGCCGAGGCCGAGCGCCGCGCGCTCGTCCCCCTGCTGGCCCGCCGTACCCGGGCCATGCACGACTTCCTCCGCGACCAAGCGGCCATCGGCGCCGAACCGTGGACCACGCTGTGGCGCGACGGCCACGGCGGGTACTGGCGCGACGACGCCGACTACATCGAGGCGCGCGAACGGCTGTGGGCGGACGCGTTGCTGGCGTGA
- a CDS encoding 2Fe-2S iron-sulfur cluster-binding protein, producing the protein MTSIAETGAVGARQADGLPVTLTTADGEELQVTCAPGQTVLEAAAEAGAALPASCRSGTCGSCRATVVQGGYELGAHSPAALPEERRACGEVLLCRTVPREPLAVALPYESSRILYGGIPVREAEIIGLDPVARDTVRLTLRLAEDEAGGLDAQFEPGQFMELQVPGEEGVKRAYSLANTGNWEGLLEFYIRLRPGGAFSSYLRQDARIGGRLLAHGPQGAFGLHETGLRPRWFVAGGTGLAPLLAMVRHMAEWQEPHPARLFLGVNEEADVFGVAELDAVAAELPGFGYEVCVWKPGPSWQGRVGTPADAVAAALAEAPEVPDVYVCGPPPLIDAVTQATAGIVPPDRVFYERFLAT; encoded by the coding sequence ATGACCTCGATCGCCGAGACCGGGGCCGTCGGCGCGCGGCAGGCCGACGGCCTCCCGGTGACCCTCACCACCGCCGACGGGGAGGAGCTCCAGGTCACCTGCGCGCCCGGGCAGACCGTGCTCGAGGCCGCGGCGGAGGCCGGGGCCGCCCTCCCCGCCTCGTGCCGCAGCGGCACCTGCGGCTCCTGCCGCGCCACCGTGGTGCAGGGCGGGTACGAGCTCGGCGCGCACAGCCCCGCGGCGCTGCCGGAGGAGCGGCGGGCCTGCGGCGAGGTGCTGCTGTGCCGTACCGTGCCGCGGGAGCCGCTGGCGGTGGCGCTGCCGTACGAGTCGTCGCGGATCCTGTACGGCGGCATCCCGGTGCGCGAGGCCGAGATCATCGGGCTCGACCCGGTGGCGCGGGACACGGTACGGCTGACGCTGCGGCTCGCCGAGGACGAGGCGGGCGGCCTCGACGCCCAGTTCGAGCCCGGGCAGTTCATGGAGCTCCAGGTGCCCGGTGAGGAGGGCGTGAAGCGGGCGTACTCGCTCGCCAACACCGGGAACTGGGAGGGGCTGCTCGAGTTCTACATCCGGCTGCGGCCCGGCGGGGCGTTCTCGTCCTACCTGCGGCAGGACGCCCGGATCGGCGGGCGGCTGCTGGCGCACGGGCCACAGGGCGCGTTCGGGCTGCACGAGACCGGGCTGCGGCCGCGCTGGTTCGTGGCCGGCGGCACCGGGCTGGCGCCGCTGCTCGCCATGGTGCGGCACATGGCCGAGTGGCAGGAGCCGCATCCGGCGCGGCTGTTCCTCGGGGTGAACGAGGAGGCGGACGTGTTCGGCGTCGCCGAGCTGGACGCGGTCGCGGCCGAGCTGCCCGGCTTCGGCTACGAGGTGTGCGTGTGGAAGCCGGGGCCGTCGTGGCAGGGGCGCGTGGGCACCCCGGCCGACGCGGTCGCCGCCGCGCTCGCCGAGGCGCCGGAGGTGCCCGACGTGTACGTGTGCGGGCCGCCGCCGCTGATCGACGCGGTCACCCAGGCCACCGCCGGGATCGTGCCGCCCGACCGCGTCTTCTACGAGCGGTTCCTCGCCACCTGA
- the hcp gene encoding hydroxylamine reductase: MFCYQCEQTDRSGANPGCGGPVGNCGKNAITSDLQDLLLHAVKGIAQYATRARSLGVPDDEASEFILYAVFTTLTNVNFNPTRFAGLLREAAAVRDRVRARYEEAARARGLEPETLGGPAAWSPEADQDGLRRQAGTKGVLAGLDIVGADVVGLRNLHLYALKGICAYAYHACVLGHRRPEIFAEIEKAFAYLAEDPKDVEELFERALGLGRLNLSVIELLDAANTGTFGAQQPTAVRVTPVKGKAILVSGHDLRDLAALLEQTAGTGINVYTHGEMLPAHAYPKLKAYPHLVGNYGGAWHDQQREFAAFPGPILMTSNCIIEPHASYRRRIFTAGPVGWPGVRHIADHDFTPLIQAAKATPGFTEDGPEEYITVGFARDSVLAVSDRVVEAVKQGAIRHFFLIGGCDGPTPGRDYYRELALALPQDTVILTLGCAKYRFNRHDFGEIGGIPRLLDVGQCNDSHSAIKIAAALADAFGCGINDLPLTLTLAWTEQKAIAVLLTLLALGVKDIRVGPQPPAFLTPALAERLAERFGLRIIGDVQADLASALERA; the protein is encoded by the coding sequence GTGTTCTGCTACCAGTGCGAACAGACCGACCGCAGCGGTGCGAATCCCGGGTGTGGCGGCCCCGTCGGCAACTGCGGGAAGAACGCGATCACCTCTGACCTGCAGGACCTGCTCCTCCACGCGGTCAAGGGCATCGCGCAGTACGCCACGAGGGCGCGCTCCCTCGGCGTCCCGGACGACGAGGCCTCCGAGTTCATCCTCTACGCGGTCTTCACGACCCTCACCAACGTGAACTTCAACCCGACCCGGTTCGCCGGGCTGCTGCGCGAGGCCGCGGCCGTGCGCGACCGGGTGCGGGCCCGATACGAGGAGGCGGCGCGGGCGCGCGGCCTGGAGCCCGAGACGCTCGGCGGGCCGGCCGCCTGGAGCCCCGAGGCCGACCAGGACGGGCTGCGCCGCCAGGCCGGCACGAAGGGCGTGCTCGCCGGCCTCGACATCGTCGGCGCCGACGTGGTCGGCCTGCGCAACCTCCACCTGTACGCGCTCAAGGGCATCTGCGCCTACGCGTACCACGCGTGCGTGCTCGGCCACCGGCGGCCGGAGATCTTCGCCGAGATCGAGAAGGCGTTCGCCTACCTCGCCGAGGACCCCAAGGATGTGGAGGAGCTGTTCGAGCGGGCGCTCGGCCTCGGCCGGCTCAACCTCTCCGTGATCGAGCTGCTCGACGCGGCGAACACCGGCACCTTCGGCGCCCAGCAACCCACCGCGGTGCGGGTCACCCCGGTCAAGGGCAAGGCGATCCTGGTCAGCGGCCACGACCTGCGCGACCTCGCCGCGCTGCTCGAGCAGACCGCGGGCACCGGGATCAACGTGTACACGCACGGCGAGATGCTGCCCGCGCACGCCTACCCGAAGCTCAAGGCGTACCCGCACCTCGTCGGCAACTACGGCGGGGCCTGGCACGACCAGCAGCGCGAGTTCGCCGCGTTCCCCGGGCCGATCCTGATGACCTCGAACTGCATCATCGAGCCCCACGCGAGCTACCGGCGGCGCATCTTCACCGCCGGCCCGGTGGGCTGGCCCGGCGTGCGGCACATCGCGGACCACGACTTCACGCCGCTGATCCAGGCGGCGAAGGCGACGCCCGGGTTCACCGAGGACGGCCCGGAGGAGTACATCACGGTCGGCTTCGCCCGGGACAGCGTGCTCGCCGTCTCCGACCGCGTGGTGGAGGCGGTCAAGCAGGGCGCGATCCGGCACTTCTTCCTCATCGGCGGCTGCGACGGGCCCACCCCGGGCCGGGACTACTACCGCGAGCTCGCGCTCGCGCTGCCGCAGGACACCGTGATCCTCACCCTCGGCTGCGCCAAGTACCGGTTCAACCGGCACGACTTCGGCGAGATCGGCGGCATCCCGCGGCTGCTCGACGTCGGCCAGTGCAACGACAGCCACTCCGCCATCAAGATCGCCGCGGCGCTCGCGGACGCCTTCGGGTGCGGCATCAACGACCTGCCGCTCACCCTCACCCTCGCGTGGACCGAGCAGAAGGCGATCGCGGTGCTGCTCACCCTGCTCGCGCTCGGGGTGAAGGACATCCGCGTCGGGCCGCAGCCGCCCGCGTTCCTCACCCCCGCGCTCGCCGAGCGGCTCGCCGAGCGGTTCGGGCTGCGGATCATCGGCGACGTCCAGGCCGACCTCGCCAGCGCGCTGGAGCGGGCATGA
- a CDS encoding Crp/Fnr family transcriptional regulator, whose translation MGRTASAPPELLGELPLFTGLTPEQMEIIRAGSHVIGLDKGEILFHQGDPVRGFYYVLRGQMQLSVSTADGAEKVVEIVTLRESFGEAVVFDGQRYPVTATALVATTLLAVSSTAVLDLIDRDPSFARRLLANMAVRLRRLIRDVEAYSLRSSIQRVVGFLLSQEPGEDAAEADAGEATPGERVVVLPTRKQVLASRLNIAPETLSRVLRDLTADGLISVRGRRITLHDVDRLEQVVSSATVWPLTPSS comes from the coding sequence GTGGGGAGGACCGCGTCGGCGCCGCCGGAGCTGCTGGGTGAGCTACCGCTGTTCACCGGGCTCACCCCGGAGCAGATGGAGATCATCCGGGCGGGCTCGCACGTCATCGGGCTCGACAAGGGGGAGATCCTCTTCCACCAGGGGGACCCGGTCCGCGGGTTCTACTACGTGCTGCGCGGCCAGATGCAGCTTTCGGTCTCCACCGCGGACGGGGCCGAGAAGGTCGTGGAGATCGTCACCCTGCGGGAGAGCTTCGGCGAGGCCGTGGTGTTCGACGGCCAGCGGTACCCGGTCACCGCGACCGCGCTCGTCGCCACCACCCTGCTCGCGGTCTCCAGCACCGCCGTGCTCGACCTGATCGACCGGGACCCGTCGTTCGCCCGCCGCCTGCTCGCCAACATGGCGGTACGGCTGCGCCGCCTCATCCGCGACGTCGAGGCGTACTCGCTGCGCTCGAGCATCCAGCGGGTCGTGGGCTTCCTGCTCAGCCAGGAGCCCGGCGAGGACGCCGCGGAGGCGGACGCCGGCGAGGCCACGCCCGGGGAGCGGGTGGTGGTGCTGCCCACCCGCAAGCAGGTGCTCGCCTCCCGGCTCAACATCGCCCCCGAGACCCTCTCCCGGGTGCTGCGCGACCTGACCGCGGACGGGCTGATCAGCGTGCGGGGGCGGCGCATCACCCTGCACGACGTCGACCGGCTTGAGCAGGTCGTGAGTTCCGCCACAGTATGGCCGCTGACGCCGTCGAGTTGA
- the secD gene encoding protein translocase subunit SecD: protein MSRAPIWRAVVAFVIIAASAVLAYTIPPRLGLDLRGGTQLVFEAKDAPNVKADKEATERALNVLRRRADALGVVDPNLYVTGERRITVELPGVLDPRKAAEVIGQTAQLTFHPVEGIAEENDKDALPDESGQKLKLGKAAITGEGVEDAAAGSDFQQGIGHFVTVDFRDAKAWQQLTGKAACADPGDPKRRVAIVLDNKIISSPQVDPSIVCNAGITGGSTQITGNFTQEEAQNLAILIKGGALPVPLELIEQRTLGPTLGAEAIEASAKAAVAGVIMTTLFILVIYRLVGLAAAVALAAYGLISYAALVALGATLTLPGLAGFVLAIGMAVDANVLVFERAREEYGQSPKRGLRAALDRGFKNAWSAIADSNITTLLAAALLFWLASGPVKGFGVTLAIGVLASLISAMVVSRAVAGLFINRIGPKVSGLGSVGRVRTWVTKRNPNLMGKGRLWLVIGALIVVAAAAGIATRGLNFGVEFTGGRVVEFATSKSVDADTARRIVADAGYPNAVVQSSGDTISVRTGQITADEVVKIEQALDQGIGDVTKERDELIGPSLGAELSRNALIALLVALAAQLLYLAFRFRWTFGTAAVIALVVDVAAVVGAFVWLNKPIDGVFLASMLTIIGYSVNDKVVVFDRVRELWGMQRRTPFPQVVNTAILQTVPRTVNTGLGALFILAALAFFGGDSLQDFAIALIIGIVAGTASSSFIAGPTSIELERFSKQPPPEPQKRKAPKVRDSSGAVL, encoded by the coding sequence ATGTCACGTGCGCCGATCTGGCGCGCGGTGGTCGCGTTCGTCATCATCGCGGCCTCCGCCGTACTCGCCTACACCATCCCGCCGCGGTTAGGGCTCGACCTGCGCGGCGGCACCCAGCTCGTCTTCGAGGCCAAGGACGCGCCCAACGTCAAGGCCGACAAGGAGGCGACCGAGCGGGCGCTCAACGTGCTCCGGCGCCGCGCCGACGCGCTCGGCGTCGTCGACCCCAACCTGTACGTCACCGGTGAGCGCCGGATCACCGTCGAGCTGCCCGGCGTGCTCGACCCGCGCAAGGCCGCCGAGGTGATCGGCCAGACCGCGCAGCTCACCTTCCACCCGGTCGAGGGCATCGCCGAGGAGAACGACAAGGACGCGCTGCCCGACGAGTCCGGGCAGAAGCTCAAGCTCGGCAAGGCCGCGATCACCGGTGAAGGGGTCGAGGACGCCGCCGCCGGTTCCGACTTCCAGCAGGGCATCGGCCACTTCGTCACGGTCGACTTCCGCGACGCGAAGGCCTGGCAGCAGCTCACCGGCAAGGCCGCCTGCGCGGACCCCGGCGACCCCAAGCGCCGGGTCGCGATCGTGCTCGACAACAAGATCATCTCGTCGCCGCAGGTCGACCCGTCGATCGTCTGCAACGCGGGCATCACCGGCGGCAGCACCCAGATCACCGGCAACTTCACCCAGGAGGAGGCGCAGAACCTCGCCATCCTGATCAAGGGTGGTGCGCTGCCGGTGCCGCTGGAGCTGATCGAGCAGCGCACCCTCGGCCCGACGCTCGGCGCCGAGGCGATCGAGGCGAGCGCCAAGGCCGCCGTGGCCGGCGTGATCATGACGACGCTGTTCATCCTCGTGATCTACCGCCTCGTCGGCCTCGCCGCCGCGGTCGCGCTCGCCGCCTACGGCCTCATCTCGTACGCGGCGCTGGTCGCCCTCGGGGCGACGCTCACCCTGCCCGGCCTCGCCGGTTTCGTGCTCGCCATCGGTATGGCGGTCGACGCGAACGTGCTCGTGTTCGAGCGGGCGCGGGAGGAGTACGGCCAGAGCCCCAAGCGCGGCCTGCGGGCGGCGCTCGACCGCGGCTTCAAGAACGCCTGGAGCGCGATCGCCGACTCCAACATCACCACGCTGCTCGCCGCGGCGCTGCTGTTCTGGCTCGCCAGCGGCCCGGTGAAGGGCTTCGGCGTGACGCTCGCCATCGGTGTGCTCGCCTCGCTGATCTCCGCGATGGTGGTCTCCCGGGCGGTCGCCGGGCTGTTCATCAACCGGATCGGGCCCAAGGTCTCCGGTCTGGGCAGCGTGGGCCGGGTCCGCACCTGGGTGACCAAGCGGAACCCGAACCTCATGGGCAAGGGCCGGCTGTGGCTGGTCATCGGCGCGCTGATCGTCGTCGCGGCGGCCGCCGGCATCGCCACCCGCGGGCTCAACTTCGGCGTCGAGTTCACCGGCGGCCGGGTGGTCGAGTTCGCCACCTCCAAGTCGGTCGACGCCGACACCGCGCGGCGGATCGTGGCCGACGCCGGCTACCCGAACGCCGTGGTCCAGTCGTCCGGCGACACCATCTCGGTGCGCACCGGGCAGATCACCGCCGACGAGGTGGTGAAGATCGAGCAGGCGCTCGACCAGGGGATCGGCGACGTCACCAAGGAGCGTGACGAGCTGATCGGGCCGAGCCTCGGCGCGGAGCTGAGCCGCAACGCACTGATCGCGCTGCTGGTCGCGCTCGCCGCGCAGCTCCTCTACCTCGCGTTCCGGTTCCGCTGGACCTTCGGCACCGCGGCGGTGATCGCGCTCGTGGTCGACGTGGCCGCGGTCGTCGGCGCGTTCGTCTGGCTGAACAAGCCGATCGACGGCGTCTTCCTCGCCTCGATGCTCACCATCATCGGTTACTCGGTGAACGACAAGGTCGTGGTGTTCGACCGGGTGCGCGAGCTGTGGGGCATGCAGCGCCGCACGCCGTTCCCGCAGGTGGTGAACACCGCGATCCTGCAGACCGTGCCGCGTACCGTGAACACCGGTCTCGGCGCGCTGTTCATCCTCGCCGCACTGGCGTTCTTCGGCGGGGACTCGCTGCAGGACTTCGCCATCGCGCTGATCATCGGCATCGTGGCCGGCACGGCCTCGTCCTCGTTCATCGCCGGGCCGACCTCGATCGAGCTCGAGCGGTTCAGCAAGCAGCCGCCGCCCGAGCCGCAGAAGCGCAAGGCGCCCAAGGTCCGGGACAGCTCGGGCGCGGTCCTCTAA